Proteins from one Paraburkholderia sp. BL10I2N1 genomic window:
- the hisB gene encoding imidazoleglycerol-phosphate dehydratase HisB, which yields MRQAEVVRNTSETQIRVKINLDGTGQQKLATGVPFLDHMLDQIARHGLIDLDIEAHGDLHIDDHHTVEDTGITLGQAVAKAIGDRKGIRRYGHSYVPLDEALSRVVIDFSGRPGLEFHVPFTRARIGTFDVDLSIEFFRGFVNHAGVTLHIDNLRGLNAHHQMETVFKAFGRALRMAVELDERAAGQIPSTKGSL from the coding sequence ATGCGCCAGGCGGAAGTCGTTCGCAACACCAGCGAAACGCAGATCCGTGTGAAGATCAATCTGGACGGCACCGGTCAGCAGAAGCTGGCCACCGGCGTGCCGTTCCTCGACCACATGCTCGACCAGATCGCGCGGCATGGATTGATCGATCTCGACATCGAAGCGCATGGCGACCTGCATATCGACGACCATCACACCGTCGAAGACACCGGCATCACGCTGGGTCAGGCGGTCGCGAAAGCGATCGGTGACCGCAAGGGCATCCGCCGCTACGGCCATTCATACGTGCCGCTCGACGAGGCGCTGTCGCGCGTCGTGATCGACTTTTCCGGCCGTCCCGGCCTCGAATTCCACGTGCCGTTCACGCGCGCACGAATCGGCACGTTCGACGTCGACCTTTCCATCGAATTCTTCCGCGGCTTTGTGAACCACGCGGGCGTGACCCTCCATATCGACAACCTGCGCGGCCTGAATGCCCATCACCAGATGGAAACGGTGTTCAAGGCCTTCGGCCGGGCGCTGCGGATGGCCGTCGAACTGGACGAACGCGCGGCGGGGCAGATTCCGTCGACCAAGGGAAGTCTGTAA